In a genomic window of Telopea speciosissima isolate NSW1024214 ecotype Mountain lineage chromosome 5, Tspe_v1, whole genome shotgun sequence:
- the LOC122660962 gene encoding ADP-ribosylation factor-like protein 2 gives MGLLSIIRKIKRKEKEMRILMVGLDNSGKTTIVLRINGEDTSVISPTLGFNIKTIKYGKYILKHMGCWWPKNDKILLGKLF, from the exons ATGGGGCTTCTTAGCATCATCaggaaaatcaaaaggaaagagaaagagatgaggATTCTTATGGT GGGTCTCGATAATTCCGGGAAGACCACTATTGTGCTGAGAATTAATGGGGAGGACACAAGCGTTATCAGTCCCACATTGGGCTTCAATATTAAGACCATCAAATATGGCAA GTATATACTTAAACATATGGGATGTTGGTGGCCAAAAAACGATAAGATCTTATTGGGGAAACTATTTTGA